A part of Aspergillus oryzae RIB40 DNA, chromosome 7 genomic DNA contains:
- a CDS encoding uncharacterized protein (multidrug resistance-associated protein/mitoxantrone resistance protein, ABC superfamily): MARINHGIVGISILITLSLPRRSRIFRDGKAIDGEGSSSVLGRLSFHWVSELVAVAEARRRVTLDDLPELDDRTRAGILQEEFTQAPCNNPSHRCDEWSLFRLLLLSHGKCLRNQIMLSIPLAVVAFTPQLALWMMLQLLEEQSTRQSDTASLTWWALVCGLTIGLSAWLENWLLWLAMNKISVPLTQQLTAILYHKLISHSQLAGDSLNEQNLTNLISMDTQRIATVAGFLYSNVLQAMKLIVASTLLAHLLGWQSLLAGLSTLLIITPLHRIFLQRYGAAERALTGLRDSKMAALTEALQCIRQVKIAALERKWEVKINQLLERGLQEHRAAFHWYLMNLACHLVGPVLVSATAIGIYTWRHGSLTPSVAFPALSLLGYIQFILGLIPDLWSGIVGARISLRRIGSFLETEKASSTIASGERIEFQSATVCYESSAGDQGSGTLHNVTASFPPKELSIITGATGMGKSLLLRTILDECHIQSGILRRPVPASHDEIYGQTTTTQPRWVIDHAVAFVPQLPWNEAATIRDNILFGLPLEPKRYQSVLYACALIKDLEQLEHGDLTDIGPNGCKLSGGQKTRVALARALYSRAGILLLDDIFSAVDIHTARHIFIHGLTGELAQGRTRILVTHHVQLCASKAKYLVTLDNGTVVFAGIPPYLLHPSLEENRDTAGNESKHDIHTPESTPVRHSYNTLVSADDPTERTKGAFMEDGRSPQNLVRRDVLRHYIQTSGGSRSWAVVAGCYIGYNGLLLALVCTVSFLLLRIPIKSIN; encoded by the coding sequence ATGGCGCGGATCAATCACGGAATCGTTGGAATCTCAATCTTGATCACTCTATCATTGCCGCGACGATCCCGCATATTCCGGGACGGAAAGGCAAttgatggtgaaggttcaTCCTCCGTCCTAGGGcgtctttctttccactGGGTGAGCGAATTGGTCGCGGTGGCCGAAGCCCGACGTCGGGTCACCTTGGATGATCTACCGGAGCTGGATGATCGGACACGAGCAGGGATTCTGCAGGAGGAATTTACCCAGGCCCCGTGCAATAACCCATCACATCGCTGTGACGAATGGTCTTTGTTCAGGCTACTGCTCCTTTCGCATGGCAAATGTCTGCGCAATCAGATTATGCTTTCTATCCCGCTCGCCGTGGTAGCGTTTACACCACAGTTAGCgttgtggatgatgctgCAATTGCTCGAAGAACAGTCAACGAGACAGTCAGATACTGCATCCTTGACGTGGTGGGCCTTGGTCTGTGGCCTTACGATTGGTCTTTCTGCGTGGCTCGAGAACTGGCTGTTGTGGCTGGCGATGAATAAAATCTCAGTTCCCTTGACACAGCAACTGACGGCGATTCTCTACCATAAACTTATCTCTCACTCTCAGCTGGCTGGGGACAGTCTCAACGAGCAGAACCTCACAAACCTCATCTCCATGGACACACAACGCATTGCGACCGTGGCAGGATTCCTCTATTCAAATGTTCTACAGGCAATGAAGCTAATCGTCGCGAGTACCCTGCTGGCACATTTACTAGGATGGCAAAGTTTGCTTGCCGGACTTTCCACCTTGCTCATCATTACACCGCTGCACCGGATCTTTCTGCAGAGGTACGGAGCAGCGGAGCGAGCCTTGACGGGTCTCCGGGATAGTAAAATGGCTGCACTAACAGAGGCCCTACAATGTATCCGACAGGTCAAGATCGCCGCACTGGAACGCAAATGGGAGGTTaaaatcaatcaacttcTTGAGCGAGGGCTGCAGGAACACCGTGCCGCGTTCCACTGGTATTTAATGAATCTAGCCTGCCATCTAGTAGGACCTGTTCTGGTCTCGGCCACGGCTATAGGCATATACACGTGGAGACATGGGAGTCTGACCCCCTCTGTGGCGTTTCCTGCCCTGTCTCTGCTGGGATACATTCAGTTCATCCTGGGGCTCATTCCTGACCTTTGGTCTGGGATCGTTGGCGCCAGGATTAGCTTAAGGCGGATAGGTAGCTTTCTTGAAACCGAGAAGGCGTCGTCGACCATAGCCTCAGGGGAACGTATAGAATTCCAGAGCGCCACGGTATGTTATGAAAGCTCGGCAGGAGATCAAGGCTCAGGGACATTGCACAACGTAACAGCCAGTTTCCCACCTAAAGAGCTAAGCATCATCACGGGTGCCACGGGCATGGGGAAGAGCCTCCTTCTACGAACGATTCTGGACGAGTGCCACATACAGTCTGGAATTCTGCGACGTCCGGTACCAGCGTCACACGACGAGATATACGGACAGACAACGACTACACAACCAAGGTGGGTGATTGATCACGCCGTCGCATTTGTCCCCCAGCTTCCGTGGAACGAGGCTGCCACAATACGCGATAATATTCTTTTCGGCCTGCCTCTTGAGCCGAAAAGATATCAATCTGTGCTGTATGCCTGCGCATTGATAAAGGACCTTGAGCAACTTGAGCACGGCGATCTGACTGATATCGGCCCCAATGGGTGTAAGCTGAGCGGGGGACAAAAGACGCGTGTCGCACTTGCTCGAGCCTTGTACTCACGAGCGGGAATCCTGCTGCTGGATGACATTTTCAGTGCTGTGGATATTCACACTGCGCgacacatcttcatccatggcttGACGGGTGAACTCGCCCAAGGCCGAACGCGAATTTTGGTGACGCACCATGTTCAGCTTTGTGCCTCTAAGGCCAAATATCTTGTAACTCTCGATAATGGGACAGTCGTTTTCGCAGGAATCCCACCCTATCTATTGCACCCCAGCCTCGAAGAGAATAGAGATACGGCAGGTAATGAGAGCAAGCATGACATACATACGCCCGAGTCGACACCGGTTAGACATTCATACAACACACTAGTCTCGGCGGATGATCCGACCGAGAGAACGAAGGGTGCTTTCATGGAGGATGGCCGTTCACCACAGAATTTAGTTCGACGGGATGTGTTACGCCACTACATTCAAACTAGCGGTGGGTCGAGGTCGTGGGCTGTCGTAGCTGGGTGCTATATTGGCTATAATGgtcttctccttgctttggTATGCACCGTTAGCTTTCTGCTATTGAGGATTCCAATAAAATCGATAAACTAA
- a CDS encoding ABC transporter C family protein (multidrug resistance-associated protein/mitoxantrone resistance protein, ABC superfamily) — translation MDFSAVERAMEYTEVPIENSDGEDAPDRWPTEGRLSVRSLTVAYSPELSPVLHNITFTVEPGQRLGVVGRTGAGKSSLALALLRCLEAREGAILIDGVDISTIKLHHLRRRLAMIPQNPILFTGTVRSNLDPFGQYSDDSLIEALKRVFWDNPEALHASVADGGSNLSCGERQILCLARAMLSAPAVLVMDEATSAMDHDTDQMIQRSIRSQIGKKSPTLIVIAHRLQTIADFDRVLVLHEGRAVEFGSPQDLMQSRNGLFRQLVDDDVGKENLYNQMNIAGR, via the coding sequence ATGGACTTCAGTGCGGTGGAAAGGGCCATGGAGTATACTGAGGTACCAATAGAAAATAGTGACGGTGAGGATGCTCCTGACCGGTGGCCTACAGAGGGGAGGTTGTCTGTCCGGAGCCTGACCGTGGCCTACTCGCCGGAGCTTTCTCCTGTCCTTCACAATATCACCTTTACTGTGGAACCCGGACAACGCCTTGGAGTCGTTGGACGGACCGGTGCAGGCAAATCATCGCTTGCCCTGGCACTCCTCCGTTGCCTAGAGGCACGCGAGGGGGCAATTTTGAttgatggtgttgatatAAGTACTATTAAACTGCATCATCTGCGCAGAAGACTCGCCATGATTCCGCAAAATCCAATACTTTTCACAGGCACCGTGCGATCCAACCTGGATCCATTTGGCCAGTATTCCGATGACTCGCTAATTGAGGCGCTCAAACGCGTCTTCTGGGACAATCCCGAGGCGCTCCATGCGTCTGTGGCCGATGGAGGGTCAAATCTGTCTTGTGGTGAACGCCAGATACTTTGCCTGGCGAGAGCGATGCTGTCAGCCCCAGCTGTGCTCGTCATGGATGAAGCGACATCTGCTATGGATCATGACACCGATCAGATGATCCAGCGTTCTATTCGCTCTCAGattggaaagaagagcccGACACTGATTGTTATCGCACATCGTCTACAAACTATTGCTGACTTTGACCGTGTGCTTGTTCTGCACGAAGGAAGGGCAGTGGAATTCGGGTCTCCCCAGGATTTGATGCAGTCCCGAAACGGGCTATTCCGACAGTTGGTGGACGATGATGTGGGTAAAGAGAACCTTTATAACCAGATGAATATTGCAGGCAGGTAG